One Paracoccus sp. TOH DNA segment encodes these proteins:
- a CDS encoding glutathione S-transferase family protein, translating to MTAQLHCFGESGHSYKVALMMQLTGYPWQPVFVDFFGGATRGADYRALNEMGEAPVFVEHGLTLTQSGVILLHLAERTGRFLQGDRNEILRWLFWDNHKGSAQFGALRFLMNFLPPDKRPAEVIAWLQGRCRAALKTLEGHLAGRDWLAGDGPSIADLCCCSYLYYPEPFGFDRAEWPHIDAWLARIAALPGWKHPYDLMPGNPADRAAKEDA from the coding sequence ATGACCGCCCAGCTTCATTGTTTCGGAGAATCCGGCCATTCCTACAAGGTGGCGCTGATGATGCAGCTGACCGGCTATCCCTGGCAGCCGGTCTTCGTGGACTTCTTCGGCGGCGCCACCCGCGGCGCCGATTATCGCGCGCTGAACGAGATGGGCGAGGCGCCGGTCTTCGTCGAGCACGGGCTGACGCTGACCCAGTCCGGCGTGATCCTGCTGCACCTGGCCGAACGGACCGGGCGCTTCCTGCAGGGCGACCGGAACGAGATCCTGCGCTGGCTGTTCTGGGACAACCACAAGGGCTCGGCGCAATTCGGCGCGCTGCGCTTCCTGATGAACTTCCTGCCGCCTGACAAACGCCCGGCCGAGGTCATCGCCTGGCTGCAAGGTCGCTGCAGGGCAGCGTTGAAGACGCTGGAGGGGCATCTGGCCGGCCGCGACTGGCTGGCGGGCGATGGGCCGAGCATCGCCGACCTGTGCTGCTGCAGCTATCTCTATTACCCCGAGCCCTTCGGCTTCGACCGCGCCGAATGGCCGCATATCGACGCCTGGCTGGCGCGCATCGCGGCGCTGCCCGGCTGGAAACACCCCTATGACCTGATGCCCGGCAATCCCGCGGACCGGGCCGCGAAGGAGGACGCATGA
- a CDS encoding MerR family DNA-binding transcriptional regulator, with the protein MSDALMTIRQMCDAFEVTPRTLRFYESRELIFPERRGQHRLYDRADRARLKLILRGKRFGFSLEQIRQLLELYDPAERNLTQTEATLATARERLADMERQHHELGGAITELREQIAEGELWLQNLKSGA; encoded by the coding sequence ATGAGCGACGCTTTGATGACCATCCGCCAGATGTGCGACGCCTTCGAGGTGACGCCCCGCACCCTGCGCTTTTACGAGTCCCGCGAGCTGATCTTCCCCGAGCGTCGGGGCCAGCACCGGCTTTACGACCGCGCCGACCGGGCGCGGCTGAAACTGATCCTGCGCGGCAAGCGCTTCGGCTTCTCGCTGGAGCAGATCCGCCAGCTGCTCGAGCTTTACGACCCGGCCGAGCGCAACCTCACCCAGACCGAGGCCACCCTGGCCACCGCCCGCGAGCGGCTTGCCGACATGGAGCGGCAACACCACGAGCTGGGCGGAGCCATCACCGAGCTGCGCGAGCAGATCGCCGAGGGCGAGCTCTGGCTGCAGAACCTGAAATCCGGCGCCTGA
- a CDS encoding PaaI family thioesterase: protein MTDPFSEEQIEQRQRIARQFIEVIPHARALGMSFGELSEQGAEIWLPWREDLVGDPRSGVIHGGVISALMDTCCGAAVMVHPTGARSTATIDLRIDYMRAATPGQTIRAKASCYHITRSVAFVRAVATDDDDSRPVASATGAFTIER from the coding sequence ATGACCGACCCATTCTCCGAGGAGCAGATCGAGCAGCGCCAGCGCATCGCGCGGCAGTTCATCGAGGTGATCCCGCATGCCCGCGCGCTTGGCATGAGCTTCGGCGAGCTGTCCGAGCAGGGGGCCGAGATCTGGCTGCCCTGGCGCGAGGATCTGGTCGGCGATCCGCGCAGCGGCGTGATCCATGGCGGCGTCATCTCGGCGCTGATGGACACCTGCTGCGGGGCGGCGGTGATGGTGCATCCGACGGGCGCGCGCTCGACCGCGACCATCGACCTGCGCATCGACTACATGCGCGCCGCGACGCCCGGCCAGACCATCCGCGCCAAGGCGAGCTGCTATCACATCACCCGCTCGGTCGCCTTCGTGCGGGCGGTGGCGACGGATGACGACGACAGCCGCCCCGTGGCCTCGGCCACCGGGGCCTTCACCATCGAGCGCTGA
- a CDS encoding MATE family efflux transporter gives MVELQSGGQSGGLSGVVPPRALTHRRVLAIALPVVLSNATIPILGAVDTGVIGQLGRAEPIGAVGLGAVILTSLYWIFGFLRMGTSGLVAQAHGAGDAGESGAHLMRALAIGAAAGLGFILLQAPFFAAAFRLAPASASVEALARDYLALRIWGAPATISLYALTGWLIAVERTRSVLVMQLAMNGLNIGLDLWFVLGLGWGVRGVAGATLIAEWSGLLLGLWFARHAIRAGLRRAGLFARDRLEQLARVNGDILIRSVLLQGSFTTFMFMAAGQGDVTLAANQVLLQFLSIVAYGLDGFAFAAESLVGQAVGARRPDRLRRAARLASGWGAAGAALLAAVFLLGGPAIIDLLTTAPAVRAEARQFLPWLVVAPLVGVASWMLDGIFIGAIRTREMRNAMLVSVGIYAVLVLLLPRAFGNHGLWAALMALNALRGLTLWRLYPRVEAAARGMAP, from the coding sequence ATGGTCGAGCTGCAATCCGGCGGCCAATCCGGCGGCCTGTCCGGGGTCGTGCCGCCGCGGGCGCTGACCCACCGCCGGGTGCTGGCCATCGCCTTGCCGGTGGTGCTGTCCAACGCCACGATTCCCATCCTGGGCGCGGTGGATACCGGCGTCATCGGCCAGTTGGGCCGGGCCGAGCCGATCGGCGCGGTCGGGCTGGGCGCGGTGATCCTGACCTCGCTCTACTGGATCTTCGGCTTCCTGCGCATGGGCACCTCGGGGTTGGTGGCGCAGGCGCATGGCGCGGGCGACGCGGGCGAATCCGGCGCGCATCTGATGCGGGCGCTGGCCATCGGCGCGGCGGCGGGGCTGGGCTTCATCCTGCTGCAGGCCCCGTTCTTCGCCGCCGCCTTCCGGTTGGCGCCGGCCTCGGCGTCGGTCGAGGCGCTGGCCCGGGACTATCTGGCGCTGCGCATCTGGGGGGCGCCGGCGACCATCTCGCTTTACGCCCTGACCGGCTGGCTGATCGCCGTCGAGCGGACGCGCTCGGTGCTGGTGATGCAGCTGGCGATGAACGGGCTGAACATCGGCCTGGACCTGTGGTTCGTGCTGGGTCTGGGCTGGGGCGTGCGCGGCGTCGCCGGGGCGACGCTGATCGCGGAATGGTCGGGGCTGTTGCTGGGCCTGTGGTTTGCCCGGCACGCCATCCGCGCCGGGCTGCGGCGGGCCGGGCTGTTCGCCCGCGACCGGCTGGAACAGCTGGCGCGGGTGAACGGCGACATCCTGATCCGCTCGGTGCTGCTGCAGGGCTCATTCACCACCTTCATGTTCATGGCGGCGGGGCAGGGCGACGTGACGCTGGCCGCCAACCAGGTGCTGCTGCAATTCCTCTCCATCGTCGCCTATGGGCTGGACGGCTTCGCCTTTGCCGCCGAATCGCTGGTCGGGCAGGCGGTGGGGGCGCGGCGGCCGGATCGGCTGCGACGGGCGGCGCGGCTGGCCTCGGGCTGGGGCGCGGCGGGGGCGGCGCTACTTGCGGCCGTCTTCCTGCTGGGCGGGCCGGCGATCATCGACCTGCTGACCACCGCCCCCGCGGTCCGGGCCGAGGCGCGGCAGTTCCTGCCCTGGTTGGTGGTGGCGCCGCTGGTCGGCGTGGCCTCGTGGATGCTGGACGGCATCTTCATCGGCGCCATCCGCACGCGCGAGATGCGCAATGCCATGCTGGTTTCGGTCGGGATCTACGCGGTTCTGGTGCTGCTGCTGCCCAGGGCCTTCGGCAATCACGGGCTTTGGGCGGCGCTGATGGCGCTGAACGCGTTGCGCGGTCTGACGCTGTGGCGGCTTTATCCGCGGGTCGAGGCGGCGGCCCGCGGCATGGCCCCCTGA
- a CDS encoding acyl-CoA dehydrogenase C-terminal domain-containing protein translates to MTTYAAPVRDMQFVLHDVLEISKQALPGYGDLDRDFTQAVLDAAGKLASEVLAPLNPVGDRQGCRLENGMVRTPDGFRAAFEQMREGGWAALDCDPAYGGQGMPYVIGLAAGEMFSASNMAFTMYQGLTHGAYSAIHTHGSDAQKATYLPKMVSCEWTGTMNLTEPHAGTDLGLLRTRAEPQQDGSYLITGQKIFISAGDHDMAENVIHLVLAKAPGGGEGTRGISLFIVPKFLVNEDGSLGERNKLSVGSLEEKMGIHGNATCVMNYDGARGWLLGELHKGMRAMFTMMNEARIGVGLQGYSVAEGAYQNAVAYARDRLQGRAVTGDENPAGPADPLIVHPDIRRNLMDQKSFLEAARALAFWGAHLIDRAVLADDKEADALVSLLTPVIKGFLTDKGFETAVQAQQVFGGHGYIEEQGMSQFVRDARITMIYEGANGVQALDLVGRKLAAEGGRPIMAFFEMVKSEIKAQEADEVLQAQFCEPLKAASKDLQSAAMFFMEQGMKNPNAALAGSYDFMHLFGHVALGLMWLRMAAASRKALGEGTQDAAFHETKLATGRYYMARQLPATAMHLARIRSGAEPVMALDAARF, encoded by the coding sequence ATGACCACCTATGCCGCCCCCGTCCGCGACATGCAGTTCGTGCTGCATGACGTGCTCGAGATCTCGAAGCAGGCGCTTCCCGGCTATGGCGATCTCGACCGCGACTTCACTCAGGCCGTGCTGGATGCCGCCGGCAAGCTGGCCTCGGAAGTGCTGGCGCCACTGAACCCGGTCGGCGACCGGCAGGGCTGCCGGCTGGAAAACGGCATGGTGCGCACGCCCGACGGCTTCCGCGCGGCTTTCGAGCAGATGCGCGAGGGCGGCTGGGCCGCGCTCGACTGCGACCCGGCCTATGGCGGTCAGGGCATGCCCTATGTGATCGGCCTGGCGGCGGGCGAGATGTTCTCGGCCTCGAACATGGCCTTCACCATGTATCAGGGCCTGACCCATGGCGCCTATTCGGCGATCCACACCCATGGCAGCGACGCGCAGAAGGCCACCTATCTGCCGAAAATGGTGTCCTGCGAATGGACCGGCACGATGAACCTGACCGAGCCCCATGCCGGCACCGATCTGGGGCTTCTGCGCACCAGGGCCGAGCCGCAGCAGGACGGCAGCTATCTGATCACCGGGCAGAAGATCTTCATCTCGGCCGGCGACCACGACATGGCAGAAAACGTCATCCACCTGGTGCTGGCCAAGGCCCCCGGCGGCGGCGAGGGCACACGCGGCATCTCGCTCTTCATCGTGCCGAAGTTCCTGGTGAACGAGGATGGCAGCCTGGGCGAGCGCAACAAGCTCTCGGTCGGCAGTCTCGAGGAAAAGATGGGCATTCACGGCAATGCCACCTGCGTGATGAACTATGACGGCGCCAGGGGCTGGCTGCTGGGCGAGCTGCACAAGGGCATGCGCGCCATGTTCACCATGATGAACGAGGCCCGGATCGGCGTCGGCCTGCAGGGCTATTCGGTGGCCGAGGGCGCCTATCAGAACGCCGTCGCCTATGCCCGCGACCGGCTGCAGGGCCGCGCGGTGACGGGGGACGAGAACCCCGCGGGACCGGCCGATCCGCTGATCGTCCACCCGGACATCCGCCGCAACCTGATGGACCAGAAAAGCTTCCTGGAAGCCGCGCGCGCGCTGGCCTTCTGGGGCGCGCATCTGATCGACCGCGCCGTGCTGGCCGATGACAAGGAGGCGGACGCGCTCGTCTCGTTGCTGACGCCGGTGATCAAGGGCTTCCTGACCGACAAGGGGTTCGAGACGGCGGTGCAGGCCCAGCAGGTCTTCGGCGGCCATGGCTATATCGAGGAACAGGGCATGTCGCAATTCGTCCGCGACGCCCGGATCACCATGATCTACGAGGGCGCGAACGGCGTGCAGGCGCTGGACCTGGTCGGCCGCAAGCTGGCGGCCGAAGGCGGCAGGCCGATCATGGCCTTCTTCGAGATGGTGAAATCCGAGATCAAGGCGCAGGAAGCCGACGAGGTGCTGCAGGCCCAGTTCTGCGAGCCGCTGAAAGCGGCCTCGAAGGACCTGCAATCGGCGGCGATGTTCTTCATGGAGCAAGGCATGAAGAACCCGAACGCGGCGCTGGCCGGCTCCTACGACTTCATGCATCTGTTCGGCCATGTGGCGCTGGGGCTGATGTGGCTGCGCATGGCCGCCGCATCGCGCAAGGCGCTGGGGGAAGGCACGCAGGACGCCGCGTTCCACGAGACCAAGCTGGCGACGGGGCGCTATTACATGGCCAGGCAGCTGCCGGCGACCGCGATGCATCTTGCCCGCATCCGCTCGGGCGCCGAGCCGGTGATGGCCCTGGATGCAGCGCGGTTCTGA
- a CDS encoding DUF1476 domain-containing protein produces the protein MTTFDDRERAQEAKFAHDAELNFKAEARRNRLLGEWAAGLLGKSGDDARAYALTVVSSDFDEPGDEDVFRKLVADLTGKADEAAIRAKMIELRATARDQIVSEM, from the coding sequence ATGACCACCTTTGACGACCGCGAGCGCGCGCAAGAGGCGAAATTCGCCCATGATGCGGAACTGAACTTCAAGGCCGAGGCACGGCGCAATCGCCTGCTGGGCGAATGGGCGGCCGGGCTTTTGGGCAAGTCCGGCGACGATGCGCGCGCCTATGCACTGACCGTGGTCAGCTCGGATTTCGACGAACCGGGCGACGAGGACGTGTTCCGCAAGCTGGTGGCCGACCTGACCGGCAAGGCCGACGAGGCGGCGATCCGCGCCAAGATGATCGAGCTGCGCGCCACCGCCCGCGACCAGATCGTCAGCGAGATGTAA
- a CDS encoding PaaI family thioesterase, translating into MADRNEPLAAIKSRRDNALNALVSGVPYIRWLGIQFDRRGDELTAVLPFDQKLIGNPMLPAIHGGVTAAFLEVTAIVELTWTAIWEDMEQGRIAPDAAVPDSLPRLPKTIDFTVDYLRSGLPRDAYARAKVVRSGRRYASVQVEAWQDHRQKLFAQATGHFLMPQNG; encoded by the coding sequence ATGGCCGACCGCAACGAACCCCTGGCCGCGATCAAGTCGCGCCGCGACAACGCCCTGAACGCGCTGGTCTCGGGCGTGCCCTATATCCGCTGGCTGGGCATCCAGTTCGACCGCCGCGGCGACGAGCTGACCGCCGTGCTGCCCTTTGACCAGAAGTTGATCGGCAACCCGATGCTGCCGGCGATCCATGGCGGCGTCACCGCCGCCTTCCTGGAGGTGACCGCCATCGTCGAGCTGACCTGGACCGCGATCTGGGAGGACATGGAGCAGGGCCGCATCGCCCCCGACGCCGCGGTGCCCGACAGCCTGCCGCGCCTGCCCAAGACCATCGACTTCACCGTGGACTACCTGCGGTCCGGCCTGCCGCGCGACGCCTATGCGCGGGCCAAGGTGGTGCGCTCGGGCCGGCGTTATGCCAGCGTGCAGGTCGAGGCCTGGCAGGACCACCGCCAGAAGCTCTTCGCCCAGGCGACCGGGCATTTCCTGATGCCGCAGAACGGCTGA
- a CDS encoding MerR family DNA-binding transcriptional regulator, whose product MSDNEYIGFKEMCARFDVTPRTLRYYEYIELLSPKKEGRSRFYGPREIARMKLILRGRRFGFSLEDIRQWLLIYGEKGTREQYRVWIELADRQLEVLAQQRDELEAAMADLLALRNETQTLLKDMETSGEDGAAAAGR is encoded by the coding sequence ATGTCCGATAACGAATACATTGGCTTCAAGGAAATGTGCGCGCGTTTCGACGTGACGCCGCGCACCTTGCGCTATTACGAGTATATCGAGCTTCTGAGCCCGAAGAAGGAAGGCCGCTCGCGCTTCTACGGCCCGCGCGAAATCGCCCGGATGAAGCTGATCCTGCGCGGTCGCCGCTTCGGCTTCTCGCTCGAGGACATCCGGCAATGGCTGCTGATCTATGGCGAGAAGGGCACGCGCGAACAATATCGCGTCTGGATCGAACTGGCCGACCGCCAGCTCGAGGTGCTGGCCCAGCAGCGCGACGAGCTGGAGGCGGCGATGGCCGACCTGCTGGCGCTGCGCAACGAGACCCAGACGCTGCTGAAGGACATGGAAACCTCCGGAGAGGACGGCGCGGCGGCGGCCGGGCGCTGA